A single window of Caldicellulosiruptor bescii DSM 6725 DNA harbors:
- a CDS encoding rod shape-determining protein codes for MGLLKSFYRDLGIDLGTANTLVHLRGKGIVVNEPSVVAVQKDTGKILAVGNEAKEMIGRTPGNIVAIRPLKDGVIADFYTTQVMLKYFMEKAYKKSFLGLRPRVVICVPSGVTEVERRAVEESAYKAGAKEVYIMEEPMAAAIGAGLPVEEPSGSMVVDIGGGTSEVAVISLGGIVTSKSLRIAGDEFDEAISNYIKKEYNLMIGDRTAEEIKINIGSAYPLEKEEWYEIKGRDLITGLPKTIKVSSTEIRDALKEPVMAIVDAIKQTLEKTPPELAADIMERGIMLTGGGALLKGLDKLISKETGLPVHIAERPLDCVALGAGKALEEIETLQKVMINRSSR; via the coding sequence ATGGGACTTCTAAAATCATTCTACAGAGATTTGGGAATTGATTTGGGCACTGCAAACACTCTTGTACATTTACGTGGAAAAGGCATTGTTGTGAATGAACCGTCTGTTGTGGCTGTTCAAAAAGACACTGGAAAGATTTTAGCGGTTGGAAATGAAGCAAAAGAGATGATTGGCCGAACACCTGGCAACATTGTAGCAATAAGACCATTGAAAGATGGAGTTATTGCTGATTTTTATACAACTCAGGTTATGTTAAAGTATTTTATGGAAAAAGCATACAAAAAATCGTTTCTTGGTTTAAGACCAAGAGTTGTAATATGTGTTCCATCAGGTGTAACAGAAGTTGAGAGAAGGGCTGTGGAAGAATCGGCTTACAAGGCAGGAGCAAAAGAGGTTTATATAATGGAAGAGCCTATGGCAGCAGCAATTGGTGCGGGTCTTCCTGTTGAGGAGCCGTCTGGTAGCATGGTGGTAGATATTGGTGGTGGCACTTCAGAGGTTGCTGTGATATCCTTAGGTGGAATTGTCACCAGTAAATCCCTCAGAATTGCTGGAGATGAGTTTGATGAAGCAATTTCAAACTATATAAAGAAGGAATACAACTTAATGATAGGCGACAGAACTGCAGAGGAGATAAAAATAAACATTGGTTCTGCATATCCTCTTGAAAAGGAAGAGTGGTACGAAATAAAAGGAAGAGACCTTATAACAGGCCTTCCAAAGACAATAAAGGTCTCATCCACAGAAATAAGAGATGCTTTAAAGGAACCTGTTATGGCAATTGTTGATGCGATAAAACAAACTCTTGAAAAAACTCCACCAGAGCTTGCAGCAGACATTATGGAAAGAGGGATTATGCTAACAGGTGGTGGTGCGCTTTTAAAAGGGCTTGACAAACTTATAAGCAAAGAAACTGGTCTTCCTGTTCATATAGCTGAAAGACCTCTTGATTGTGTTGCATTAGGTGCTGGAAAAGCATTGGAAGAAATTGAAACCTTGCAAAAGGTAATGATTAACAGGAGCTCAAGGTAG
- the mreC gene encoding rod shape-determining protein MreC — protein MKKNILLTIIVLFAFLFSIAATVISLKNYDSNIVSRKLKEGYIPANSQVVKVIRDIREYISGILHLNQIIAENKRLKEELNKLKTDKITIEEIKSENIKLKELLGLKEQIGVAASFEIARVVQRAQEAWLSFFIIDKGEKDGVKKNMVVINNQGLIGYIVDTGTNWAKVVTLLDPDFSASAMVVRTREIGVVRGSVNLLSKRLCELRYISKDSKIKINDIVITSGMGEIFPKGIAIGRVVQIKNDKFELTKNILIEPLADIENVEYVMVIKQVKDINLSVGVK, from the coding sequence TTGAAAAAAAATATTTTATTAACTATTATTGTTTTGTTTGCATTTTTATTTAGTATAGCTGCAACTGTAATATCCCTCAAAAACTATGATTCAAATATTGTCTCGAGAAAATTGAAAGAGGGATATATTCCTGCAAATTCCCAAGTAGTTAAGGTTATAAGAGATATAAGAGAATATATAAGCGGGATACTTCATCTCAACCAAATCATCGCTGAGAACAAGCGATTAAAAGAAGAGCTGAATAAACTAAAGACTGATAAAATTACTATTGAGGAGATAAAAAGTGAAAATATAAAATTAAAGGAACTTTTAGGGCTCAAAGAACAAATTGGGGTGGCTGCAAGTTTTGAGATTGCCAGGGTTGTTCAGAGGGCTCAAGAAGCATGGCTTAGTTTTTTTATCATAGATAAAGGAGAAAAAGATGGTGTAAAGAAAAACATGGTCGTTATCAACAATCAGGGGCTGATAGGATATATTGTGGATACAGGAACGAACTGGGCAAAAGTAGTGACGCTGCTTGACCCTGACTTTTCAGCATCTGCTATGGTTGTTCGTACACGGGAAATTGGTGTTGTAAGAGGTAGTGTCAATCTTTTATCAAAGAGATTATGTGAGTTGAGGTATATCTCGAAAGATTCAAAGATTAAAATTAATGATATCGTTATAACCTCTGGGATGGGAGAGATATTTCCAAAAGGAATTGCAATTGGCAGGGTTGTGCAGATAAAAAACGACAAGTTTGAGCTTACTAAAAACATTTTAATAGAACCTTTAGCTGACATCGAAAACGTAGAATATGTGATGGTAATAAAACAGGTAAAAGATATAAATTTATCGGTAGGTGTTAAGTAA